One Mercurialis annua linkage group LG3, ddMerAnnu1.2, whole genome shotgun sequence DNA window includes the following coding sequences:
- the LOC126674546 gene encoding outer envelope protein 39, chloroplastic isoform X2, protein MGAQKSIHAGKAKIDVNVDFTHKLYASLMLPSLSNAAAPLSLIIGSLCIKHPNLFGGSEKLDVSLNKGLSDSNVLIAYRRPRPEYLAQHCFIIQHSFSPEIAVHGTPVQNFSHSGSGGVNLSQFSIGVDLSEPASSKWSNTTSIKFENVRLLNDDGRSITCDLDGFPVTCSGSSHDSMVVLKQESRYAKANDHSFSHFSMQIEQGIPVLSKWLIFNRFKFVARRGVKLGPAFFLASLTGGSIVGDMAPYQAFAIGGVGSVRGYGEGAVGSGRSCLIANSELTFPLNKMLEGALFLDCGTDLGSSRLVPGNPAQRQNKPGSGMGLGYGLRLKTPIGHFQVDYAINAFHQKTFYVGISNLIS, encoded by the exons ATGGGAGCTCAGAAGAGCATCCATGCGGGCAAAG CCAAGATTGATGTGAATGTGGATTTCACCCACAAGCTCTATGCCTCCTTGATGCTCCCTTCTCTCAG CAACGCTGCCGCTCCTCTTTCACTCATTATTGGGAG TCTTTGCATTAAACACCCCAATTTGTTTGGTGGGAGTGAGAAGCTTGATGTCTCATTGAACAAAGGCCTCTCTGATTCAAATGTACTCATAGCTTATAGAAGACCTAGACCTGAATATCTTGCCCAACACTGTTTTATTATTCAG CATTCTTTTTCACCTGAAATTGCAGTCCATGGTACGCCTGTTCAGAATTTCTCTCATTCTGGAAGTGGAGGTGTCAATTTGTCTCAATTCTCCATTGGTGTGGATCTGAGTGAGCCTGCAAGTTCTAAATGGAGCAACACTACCAGTATTAAATTTGAG AATGTGCGCCTGCTGAATGATGATGGCCGTTCTATAACTTGTGATCTTGATGGATTCCCAGTGACTTGCAG CGGAAGTTCCCATGACTCTATGGTAGTTCTAAAGCAAGAGTCTCGGTATGCAAAAGCAAATGATCACAGTTTTTCTCAT TTCAGCATGCAAATAGAACAAGGGATTCCTGTTTTATCAAAGTGGCTTATCTTCAACCGGTTCAAATTTGTTGCACGAAGAGGAGTAAAACTTGGGCCTGCCTTTTTCTTGGCAAG CCTGACAGGTGGTTCAATTGTAGGAGACATGGCTCCCTATCAAGCATTTGCTATTGGTGGTGTTGGTAGTGTGAGAGGTTATGGCGAGGGTGCTGTAGGATCAGGGAGATCGTGTTTAATTGCAAATAGTGAATTGACATTTCCTTTG aaCAAGATGTTGGAAGGTGCACTTTTCTTGGACTGTGGAACAGACTTGGGCTCCAGTCGGCTTGTACCTG GAAATCCAGCCCAAAGGCAGAACAAGCCGGGATCTGGAATGGGACTTGGATATGGCCTTCGCTTGAAGACTCCTATCGGTCACTTTCAGGTTGATTACGCCATCAACGCATTCCATCAGAAAACTTTCTATGTTGGCATCAGCAACCTTATTTCATGA
- the LOC126674036 gene encoding glycosyltransferase BC10-like, whose protein sequence is MRNCLVQFLTSSSSPSMFSSPFILTFSLLLSLPILFLLAPRLLPPRPPPSISPSDEQDDLSLFRRAISLSNPTSFSHLSSPSPKLKIAFLFLTNTDLYFSPLWTQFFNSGQQHLYNIYIHADPSVNITRPNARDSVFNDRHFITHAKRTYRASPTLISATRRLFATAILDDPANAYFAVLSQYCIPLHSFSYVYNSLISSNSFDLASSESTQYGVRVRFKSFIEIISKEPRLWKRYIARGRYSMMPEVSFEKFRVGSQFFVLTRRHALMVIKDQSLWKKFKQPCYKADECYPEEHYFPTLLSMADPKGCTHYTLTRVNWTGTTNGHPYTYGPSEIMPELIRELRKSNHSSSYLFARKFSPDCLKPLLKLADKVIFRD, encoded by the coding sequence ATGCGAAATTGCCTCGTCCAATTCCTGACCTCCTCCTCCTCCCCCTCAATGTTCTCCTCCCCTTTCATTCTAACATTCTCCCTCCTCCTCTCCCTCCCAATCCTCTTCCTCCTAGCTCCCCGCCTCCTCCCTCCCCGCCCTCCGCCTTCCATCTCCCCTTCCGATGAGCAAGATGACCTCTCCCTCTTCCGCCGCGCCATCTCCCTCTCTAACCCTACCTCTTTCTCCCACCTCTCCTCCCCTTCCCCCAAATTGAAAATCGCCTTCCTGTTCCTCACCAACACCGATCTCTACTTCTCACCGCTCTGGACCCAATTCTTCAACTCCGGTCAACAGCATCTCTACAATATCTACATCCACGCTGACCCATCTGTTAACATCACCCGCCCTAACGCCCGTGATTCTGTTTTTAATGACCGTCATTTTATCACCCACGCTAAACGCACCTACCGTGCTTCCCCCACTCTGATCTCCGCCACTCGCCGCCTCTTCGCCACCGCCATCCTCGACGATCCGGCTAATGCCTACTTTGCTGTTTTGTCTCAGTACTGTATCCCTCTACATTCTTTTAGTTATGTTTATAACTCTCTTATTTCGTCCAATTCGTTCGATCTGGCATCTTCCGAGTCAACTCAGTACGGGGTTCGAGTACGGTTTAAGAGTTTTATCGAGATTATCTCGAAAGAACCGCGGCTTTGGAAGCGGTACATTGCGCGGGGGAGGTATTCGATGATGCCTGAGGTTTCGTTTGAGAAATTTCGAGTTGGGTCTCAGTTTTTTGTGTTGACTCGCCGTCATGCTTTGATGGTGATTAAAGATCAGAGTTTGTGGAAGAAATTCAAGCAGCCTTGTTATAAGGCTGATGAATGTTACCCAGAAGAGCATTATTTTCCTACTTTGTTATCAATGGCGGATCCCAAAGGATGCACTCATTACACGTTGACTAGGGTTAATTGGACTGGCACTACCAATGGTCATCCCTACACTTACGGGCCTAGCGAGATAATGCCCGAGTTGATTCGTGAGCTAAGAAAATCGAATCATTCGAGTTCTTACTTGTTTGCCAGGAAATTCTCTCCTGATTGTTTGAAACCCTTGCTGAAACTTGCTGACAAAGTCATTTTCCGGGATTGA
- the LOC126671004 gene encoding uncharacterized protein LOC126671004: protein MRFDSLLQNPSIDILNITEAFKSLIFTAKKKTLTFLSHTHCSRSLRSLDEMSSISETSRVMENATEELLNLPPTKVRGNCKHGRLYLYTSWTQKNPGRRFWRCSKYKTDDCGAFQWYDGEPSAELFLKIGYLLEQIKLLNGQVRNQEILIAEKDEQLARIREAQQRAAITFEKLIDDRDRLIEENRKLKSDDEDSQSCGRFCNIMLLFIFFMSFMYLQFNQQVMLCR, encoded by the exons ATGCGTTTTGATTCTCTCCTTCAAAACCCAAGTATCGACATTTTAAATATCACTGAAGCTTTCAAATCCCTAATTTTTACTGCTAAGAAAAAAACCCTAACTTTTCTATCTCATACCCATTGCAGCAGATCCCTCCGTTCTCTTGACGAAATGTCTTCGATTTCTGAAACATCGCGTGTTATGGAAAATGCGACGGAAGAGTTACTCAATTTGCCTCCTACCAAAGTTCGTGGTAACTGTAAGCACGGAAGACTGTATCTTTACACATCGTGGACGCAAAAGAACCCTGGAAGGAGGTTTTGGAGATGCTCCAAGTATAAA ACAGATGATTGTGGTGCGTTCCAATGGTATGATGGAGAGCCTTCGGCAGAATTGTTCTTGAAGATTGGCTATTTACTGGAACAGATCAAATTGCTGAATGGGCAAGTGCGAAACCAGGAGATTCTGATTGCAGAGAAAGATGAACAACTTGCTAGGATTAGGGAAGCACAACAGAGAGCGGCAATAACGTTTGAGAAGCTCATTGATGATCGAGATAGGCTCATTGAAGAGAATCGGAAGTTGAAGTCTGATGATGAAGATTCGCAGAGTTGCGGCAGGTTTTGCAATATAATGCtactattcattttttttatgtccTTTATGTATTTGCAGTTTAATCAGCAAGTAATGTTGTGTAGGTGA
- the LOC126674546 gene encoding outer envelope protein 39, chloroplastic isoform X3 gives MFDASLLIILWELRRASMRAKIDVNVDFTHKLYASLMLPSLSNAAAPLSLIIGSLCIKHPNLFGGSEKLDVSLNKGLSDSNVLIAYRRPRPEYLAQHCFIIQHSFSPEIAVHGTPVQNFSHSGSGGVNLSQFSIGVDLSEPASSKWSNTTSIKFENVRLLNDDGRSITCDLDGFPVTCSGSSHDSMVVLKQESRYAKANDHSFSHFSMQIEQGIPVLSKWLIFNRFKFVARRGVKLGPAFFLASLTGGSIVGDMAPYQAFAIGGVGSVRGYGEGAVGSGRSCLIANSELTFPLNKMLEGALFLDCGTDLGSSRLVPV, from the exons ATGTTTGATGCCTCTCTGCTCATCATACTATGGGAGCTCAGAAGAGCATCCATGCGGGCAAAG ATTGATGTGAATGTGGATTTCACCCACAAGCTCTATGCCTCCTTGATGCTCCCTTCTCTCAG CAACGCTGCCGCTCCTCTTTCACTCATTATTGGGAG TCTTTGCATTAAACACCCCAATTTGTTTGGTGGGAGTGAGAAGCTTGATGTCTCATTGAACAAAGGCCTCTCTGATTCAAATGTACTCATAGCTTATAGAAGACCTAGACCTGAATATCTTGCCCAACACTGTTTTATTATTCAG CATTCTTTTTCACCTGAAATTGCAGTCCATGGTACGCCTGTTCAGAATTTCTCTCATTCTGGAAGTGGAGGTGTCAATTTGTCTCAATTCTCCATTGGTGTGGATCTGAGTGAGCCTGCAAGTTCTAAATGGAGCAACACTACCAGTATTAAATTTGAG AATGTGCGCCTGCTGAATGATGATGGCCGTTCTATAACTTGTGATCTTGATGGATTCCCAGTGACTTGCAG CGGAAGTTCCCATGACTCTATGGTAGTTCTAAAGCAAGAGTCTCGGTATGCAAAAGCAAATGATCACAGTTTTTCTCAT TTCAGCATGCAAATAGAACAAGGGATTCCTGTTTTATCAAAGTGGCTTATCTTCAACCGGTTCAAATTTGTTGCACGAAGAGGAGTAAAACTTGGGCCTGCCTTTTTCTTGGCAAG CCTGACAGGTGGTTCAATTGTAGGAGACATGGCTCCCTATCAAGCATTTGCTATTGGTGGTGTTGGTAGTGTGAGAGGTTATGGCGAGGGTGCTGTAGGATCAGGGAGATCGTGTTTAATTGCAAATAGTGAATTGACATTTCCTTTG aaCAAGATGTTGGAAGGTGCACTTTTCTTGGACTGTGGAACAGACTTGGGCTCCAGTCGGCTTGTACCTG TTTGA
- the LOC126674546 gene encoding outer envelope protein 39, chloroplastic isoform X1, whose product MFDASLLIILWELRRASMRAKIDVNVDFTHKLYASLMLPSLSNAAAPLSLIIGSLCIKHPNLFGGSEKLDVSLNKGLSDSNVLIAYRRPRPEYLAQHCFIIQHSFSPEIAVHGTPVQNFSHSGSGGVNLSQFSIGVDLSEPASSKWSNTTSIKFENVRLLNDDGRSITCDLDGFPVTCSGSSHDSMVVLKQESRYAKANDHSFSHFSMQIEQGIPVLSKWLIFNRFKFVARRGVKLGPAFFLASLTGGSIVGDMAPYQAFAIGGVGSVRGYGEGAVGSGRSCLIANSELTFPLNKMLEGALFLDCGTDLGSSRLVPGNPAQRQNKPGSGMGLGYGLRLKTPIGHFQVDYAINAFHQKTFYVGISNLIS is encoded by the exons ATGTTTGATGCCTCTCTGCTCATCATACTATGGGAGCTCAGAAGAGCATCCATGCGGGCAAAG ATTGATGTGAATGTGGATTTCACCCACAAGCTCTATGCCTCCTTGATGCTCCCTTCTCTCAG CAACGCTGCCGCTCCTCTTTCACTCATTATTGGGAG TCTTTGCATTAAACACCCCAATTTGTTTGGTGGGAGTGAGAAGCTTGATGTCTCATTGAACAAAGGCCTCTCTGATTCAAATGTACTCATAGCTTATAGAAGACCTAGACCTGAATATCTTGCCCAACACTGTTTTATTATTCAG CATTCTTTTTCACCTGAAATTGCAGTCCATGGTACGCCTGTTCAGAATTTCTCTCATTCTGGAAGTGGAGGTGTCAATTTGTCTCAATTCTCCATTGGTGTGGATCTGAGTGAGCCTGCAAGTTCTAAATGGAGCAACACTACCAGTATTAAATTTGAG AATGTGCGCCTGCTGAATGATGATGGCCGTTCTATAACTTGTGATCTTGATGGATTCCCAGTGACTTGCAG CGGAAGTTCCCATGACTCTATGGTAGTTCTAAAGCAAGAGTCTCGGTATGCAAAAGCAAATGATCACAGTTTTTCTCAT TTCAGCATGCAAATAGAACAAGGGATTCCTGTTTTATCAAAGTGGCTTATCTTCAACCGGTTCAAATTTGTTGCACGAAGAGGAGTAAAACTTGGGCCTGCCTTTTTCTTGGCAAG CCTGACAGGTGGTTCAATTGTAGGAGACATGGCTCCCTATCAAGCATTTGCTATTGGTGGTGTTGGTAGTGTGAGAGGTTATGGCGAGGGTGCTGTAGGATCAGGGAGATCGTGTTTAATTGCAAATAGTGAATTGACATTTCCTTTG aaCAAGATGTTGGAAGGTGCACTTTTCTTGGACTGTGGAACAGACTTGGGCTCCAGTCGGCTTGTACCTG GAAATCCAGCCCAAAGGCAGAACAAGCCGGGATCTGGAATGGGACTTGGATATGGCCTTCGCTTGAAGACTCCTATCGGTCACTTTCAGGTTGATTACGCCATCAACGCATTCCATCAGAAAACTTTCTATGTTGGCATCAGCAACCTTATTTCATGA